In a single window of the Cervus elaphus chromosome 1, mCerEla1.1, whole genome shotgun sequence genome:
- the LOC122697357 gene encoding olfactory marker protein, which translates to MAEDEPKPSQLSMPLVLDRDLTKQMRLRVESLKQRGQKRQDGEKLLRPAESVYRIDFIQQHRLQFERWDVVLDQPGKVTITGTSQNWTPDLTNLMTRQLLDPAAIFWRKEDSEVMDWNEADALEFGERLSDLAKIRKVMYFLITFSEGLEPANLKASVVFNQL; encoded by the coding sequence ATGGCGGAGGACGAGCCGAAGCCTTCGCAGCTCAGCATGCCTTTAGTCCTGGACCGGGACCTGACCAAGCAGATGCGGCTGCGCGTGGAGAGCCTGAAGCAGCGCGGGCAGAAGCGCCAGGATGGCGAGAAGCTGCTGCGGCCGGCCGAGTCCGTGTACCGCATTGACTTCATCCAGCAGCACAGGCTGCAGTTTGAGCGCTGGGACGTCGTGCTGGACCAGCCGGGCAAGGTCACCATCACGGGCACCTCCCAGAACTGGACGCCCGACCTCACCAACCTCATGACGCGGCAGCTGCTCGACCCCGCGGCCATCTTCTGGCGCAAGGAGGACTCGGAGGTCATGGACTGGAATGAGGCCGACGCCCTGGAGTTCGGGGAGCGCCTGTCCGACCTGGCCAAGATCCGCAAGGTCATGTACTTCCTCATCACCTTCAGCGAGGGCCTTGAGCCCGCCAACCTCAAGGCTTCCGTGGTCTTTAACCAGCTCTGA